The proteins below come from a single Paraburkholderia flagellata genomic window:
- a CDS encoding LysR family transcriptional regulator, with translation MLDLNDLALFVEVVRAGSFSEAARRLRMPANTLSRRIDQLEGQLSTRLLHRSTRKLTLSTEGQTLFERYAPAIDQILEIGRHHGDQQTPSGSVRVTALAGLFEIFRIEWLIDFYTRYPNISIEFVLDDTPSDLIAERVDLALRMGVETGSGFRVRRLAPGETILAASPAYLERRPAPRTPRELAEHDCLTISNRQGRNMWRLEGPRGTQDVSINSRFAVNDMRVLTQACVAGLGIALLPQLLVDSIIEEGKLVRVLPAWRRSSTELGLQLVYTSRPPVPPAVAVFAEYLLEKLGDAMSIPSHSRARR, from the coding sequence ATGCTCGATCTGAATGATCTCGCCTTGTTCGTCGAGGTGGTTCGCGCGGGTAGCTTTTCCGAGGCGGCGAGGCGTCTGCGCATGCCTGCCAATACGCTGAGCCGACGCATCGATCAGCTCGAAGGACAACTAAGCACTCGTCTGCTGCATCGGTCGACGCGCAAACTCACACTCAGCACGGAAGGTCAAACGCTGTTCGAGCGCTATGCGCCGGCGATCGATCAGATTCTTGAAATCGGGCGACACCATGGCGATCAGCAGACACCCTCCGGCTCGGTTCGCGTCACCGCTCTGGCTGGCCTGTTCGAAATCTTCCGCATTGAATGGTTGATAGATTTCTACACGCGCTATCCGAACATCAGCATCGAGTTCGTGCTCGACGATACGCCGTCCGATCTGATCGCCGAGCGTGTCGACCTGGCCTTGCGCATGGGCGTCGAGACGGGCAGTGGCTTCAGGGTGCGCAGGCTGGCGCCGGGTGAAACGATCCTCGCGGCAAGTCCGGCCTATCTGGAACGACGCCCTGCCCCGCGTACGCCGCGTGAACTCGCCGAACACGACTGCCTGACGATTTCGAATCGCCAGGGTCGCAATATGTGGCGCCTGGAGGGGCCGCGCGGCACTCAGGACGTGTCGATCAATAGCCGGTTCGCGGTGAACGACATGCGAGTGCTGACGCAGGCTTGTGTCGCCGGACTGGGTATTGCGCTGCTGCCGCAGTTGCTCGTCGACTCGATCATTGAAGAGGGGAAACTGGTACGCGTGCTGCCTGCCTGGCGGCGATCAAGCACCGAACTCGGCCTGCAGCTCGTGTACACGAGCCGCCCGCCCGTGCCGCCTGCAGTAGCGGTCTTCGCCGAATATCTTTTGGAGAAACTCGGCGACGCGATGTCAATTCCCTCACACAGCCGTGCGCGCCGATAA
- a CDS encoding TAXI family TRAP transporter solute-binding subunit has product MTGARRRFLIISGIVLLAAFGWLLMIIVQPAFQRTIVMTSGADNGIYRGFADRYAPILKRAGIKLDIRSSSGSVENYERLRDPNSAYEVGFIQSGTTTPKETDNLQTIAAVSYEPIWVFYRGDTTVDRLSQLRGKKISMGVPGSGLLNVAQVLLGYSGITSQNSTLLQMDASAAYQGLESGQIDAAFFIGRPDADMQKTLLNSGLKLMSFSQADALVQKFPSLSKIVLPRASTSVAEDLPRTDVTLLAATALLVSKDTMHPALVYLLLDAAHAVHGGEDYFTPLGTFPNLKTEEFPISDESARYFKSGQPFLYRYLPFWLASLIERRLLILVPFAALLFGLIQALPRLVESRIKKRFVVWYREIKALEDEVWNSREPTHSQIAQWRDEIENIDANASQIRIPYRYFQDVYALKQAIGVVRDRIANAAERAKG; this is encoded by the coding sequence ATGACCGGGGCGAGGCGCCGCTTTCTCATCATCAGCGGAATCGTTCTGTTAGCGGCGTTCGGCTGGCTCCTGATGATCATCGTCCAACCCGCATTCCAGCGCACCATCGTCATGACCAGCGGTGCGGACAACGGCATCTATCGCGGATTTGCGGATCGCTATGCGCCCATTCTGAAGCGCGCGGGCATCAAACTCGATATCCGCAGTTCTTCGGGCTCCGTGGAAAATTACGAGCGGCTGAGGGACCCGAATAGCGCCTACGAAGTCGGTTTCATTCAGTCGGGCACCACCACCCCGAAGGAAACCGACAATCTGCAAACGATCGCTGCCGTGTCGTACGAACCGATCTGGGTGTTCTATCGCGGCGACACCACGGTCGACCGGCTGTCGCAACTGCGCGGAAAGAAGATTTCTATGGGCGTGCCAGGCAGTGGCCTGCTCAATGTTGCGCAGGTATTGCTCGGCTATAGCGGCATCACGAGCCAGAACTCCACGCTGCTGCAAATGGATGCGTCCGCTGCGTATCAGGGGCTCGAAAGCGGCCAGATCGACGCTGCGTTCTTCATCGGCCGGCCCGACGCCGACATGCAGAAGACACTGCTGAACAGCGGGCTGAAGTTGATGAGTTTCTCGCAGGCCGATGCGCTGGTTCAGAAGTTCCCGTCGCTTTCGAAGATTGTCTTGCCGCGTGCGTCGACGAGTGTCGCTGAAGACCTTCCACGCACCGACGTCACGCTGCTCGCCGCAACGGCACTCCTCGTTTCGAAAGACACGATGCATCCGGCTCTCGTCTATCTGCTGCTCGATGCGGCCCACGCCGTTCACGGTGGCGAGGACTACTTCACACCGCTCGGCACGTTTCCGAATCTGAAGACGGAAGAATTCCCGATCTCCGACGAAAGCGCACGCTACTTCAAATCCGGCCAGCCTTTCCTGTACCGCTATCTGCCGTTCTGGCTCGCGAGCCTGATTGAACGACGGCTGTTGATCCTCGTGCCGTTCGCGGCTCTTCTCTTTGGTTTGATTCAGGCATTGCCACGCCTCGTCGAATCGCGAATAAAAAAGCGATTCGTCGTCTGGTATCGCGAGATCAAGGCACTGGAAGACGAGGTGTGGAACAGCCGCGAGCCGACCCACTCACAGATCGCACAATGGCGCGACGAGATCGAAAACATCGACGCGAATGCGAGCCAGATACGGATTCCATATCGCTATTTTCAGGACGTCTACGCGCTCAAGCAGGCAATTGGTGTCGTGCGGGACAGAATCGCAAATGCTGCGGAGCGAGCGAAGGGATAG
- a CDS encoding AMP-binding protein, with amino-acid sequence MQRNWLEQYPTGVPADIDLEECGSIADFLTRTAAAYPARTALCCADVELDYAAIDELSEAFATYLQLIERLPSGSRVALMMPNVPQYSLALFGVLRAGMVVVNLNPHYTEREVRFHLEDSGATILVAWEGAQTVARAAASEVNCRLILATPDEIARLPSLRNAPRGAHEDAQLARAEAQTSFVAAVEAGRHRSRPQLPVAPDAIAFLQYTGGTTGNPKAAVLTHRNVIANVLQLSTWLRPVLDGADVCVVTVLPMYHIMALTGNCLLSAARGWKNVLIPNSRDLSTLVDQWRKHRFSFFVGVNTLFNALIDFEPFGKLDFTGLAYTCGAGAAVQPAVAEKWSELTGCALSGGYGLTEASPTVCMTPVGASGREQTVGVPVASTEVRLLDDDGHDVRPGMPGEIVVKGPQVMSRYWNRPEETQSSFTSDGFLRSGDVAVMDGQGYVTIVDRKKDLVLVSGFNVYPNEIEKVVASHPGVSECACIGVQDAKTGEALKVFVVARDSRLTADALQAWCRENLTNYKVPRQFEFREALPKSTVGKILRRALR; translated from the coding sequence GTGCAACGGAATTGGCTTGAGCAGTATCCAACGGGTGTGCCCGCCGATATCGATCTTGAGGAATGCGGATCGATAGCGGACTTCCTGACCAGAACGGCCGCGGCGTATCCCGCTCGAACCGCCCTATGCTGCGCAGACGTCGAACTCGACTACGCAGCGATTGACGAGTTGAGCGAAGCGTTCGCGACCTACCTGCAGCTCATTGAACGTCTGCCGTCAGGCAGCCGCGTCGCGCTCATGATGCCCAATGTTCCGCAATACTCCCTGGCGCTATTCGGCGTGCTGCGCGCGGGCATGGTTGTGGTCAACCTGAATCCACACTACACCGAGCGGGAAGTCCGCTTTCACCTGGAGGACAGTGGAGCGACGATCCTCGTCGCCTGGGAAGGGGCACAAACGGTGGCCCGTGCGGCAGCGAGTGAGGTGAATTGCCGATTGATTCTGGCGACGCCAGACGAGATTGCCAGGCTCCCGTCGCTGCGCAACGCTCCGCGGGGAGCACACGAAGATGCACAGTTGGCGCGCGCGGAGGCGCAAACGAGCTTCGTCGCAGCGGTCGAAGCTGGACGTCATCGATCGAGGCCGCAGTTGCCGGTAGCACCCGATGCGATTGCATTTCTACAGTATACGGGCGGGACAACGGGAAATCCGAAAGCCGCAGTGTTGACTCATCGGAACGTCATCGCGAATGTTCTTCAGTTGTCGACGTGGCTTCGGCCCGTGTTGGATGGTGCCGACGTTTGCGTCGTGACCGTGCTGCCGATGTATCACATCATGGCGTTGACCGGTAATTGTCTGCTTTCGGCTGCGCGTGGCTGGAAGAATGTTCTCATTCCAAACTCGCGCGACCTTTCTACCCTGGTCGATCAATGGCGCAAGCATCGCTTTTCTTTTTTCGTCGGAGTGAACACGCTGTTCAACGCCTTGATTGATTTCGAGCCTTTTGGAAAACTCGATTTCACCGGCCTCGCGTATACGTGCGGCGCGGGCGCAGCCGTCCAGCCTGCGGTTGCGGAAAAATGGAGCGAGTTGACAGGATGTGCGCTCTCCGGCGGATATGGGCTGACTGAGGCGTCGCCTACGGTCTGCATGACGCCGGTGGGAGCAAGCGGCCGCGAGCAGACAGTGGGGGTGCCCGTGGCGTCTACAGAAGTGAGATTGCTCGACGACGACGGGCATGACGTGAGGCCGGGGATGCCCGGGGAAATCGTCGTGAAGGGACCCCAGGTGATGAGTAGATACTGGAACCGCCCGGAGGAAACACAATCGTCCTTTACGTCAGACGGTTTTTTACGCAGCGGTGACGTCGCGGTAATGGATGGACAAGGCTACGTCACGATTGTCGACCGGAAGAAGGATCTGGTCCTCGTGTCCGGATTCAATGTCTATCCCAACGAAATCGAGAAAGTGGTCGCCAGCCATCCCGGCGTTAGCGAGTGCGCCTGTATCGGCGTGCAAGATGCGAAGACGGGTGAAGCGTTGAAAGTGTTCGTAGTCGCCCGGGACTCGCGATTGACTGCGGACGCGCTGCAAGCCTGGTGTCGCGAGAATCTAACGAACTACAAGGTGCCGCGCCAATTCGAGTTCAGGGAAGCGCTCCCGAAGTCGACCGTTGGGAAGATTTTACGAAGGGCGCTGCGTTAG
- a CDS encoding 2-hydroxychromene-2-carboxylate isomerase — MVKTVEFYFDFGSPASYLAWTQLPGIAAQSGAELVYRPVLLGGIHKATNNASPAAIPAKGAWMQIDLARFARRYGVQYTHNPHFPINTLMLMRAATGAQMHDEQLFLRYVSTVFRAMWEQPRNMGDLPTVHAVLEGAGLDSALLLQFAEDPAVKERLKTETEAAVARGLFGAPTMFVGDEMFFGQDRLDFVKEALR; from the coding sequence ATAGTGAAAACCGTAGAGTTCTATTTTGACTTCGGAAGCCCGGCGAGCTATCTCGCCTGGACGCAACTGCCAGGCATCGCTGCTCAAAGCGGTGCTGAACTGGTGTATCGGCCAGTCCTGCTGGGAGGTATCCACAAGGCGACGAACAATGCGTCCCCGGCGGCCATACCTGCAAAAGGCGCCTGGATGCAGATTGATCTCGCGCGCTTTGCCCGGCGCTATGGCGTCCAGTACACCCATAATCCGCATTTCCCGATCAACACGCTGATGCTCATGCGCGCTGCAACCGGTGCGCAGATGCATGACGAGCAGCTGTTCCTTCGCTATGTCAGTACGGTGTTTCGCGCAATGTGGGAGCAACCCCGCAATATGGGCGACTTGCCCACGGTGCATGCCGTTCTCGAAGGCGCCGGTCTCGATAGCGCGCTCCTGTTGCAGTTTGCAGAGGATCCCGCGGTGAAGGAGCGGCTGAAGACGGAAACCGAGGCAGCCGTTGCTCGAGGTCTGTTTGGCGCGCCGACGATGTTCGTAGGCGACGAGATGTTCTTTGGGCAAGACCGGCTCGATTTCGTCAAGGAAGCACTGCGGTAG
- a CDS encoding TetR/AcrR family transcriptional regulator: MRYSSSHKEETRRKLIESSRAIAKEGGFATTGIDALMASIGLTGAAFYNHFPSKQALFDALVGEEASNSADLLAVDDGAPDADLGKRLRSYLSTYHVLHPESGCALPAIGPEIARGTPTARAEVEKALKRIQKSWSAHLDDKDTAWAVMAQCVGALVLARTVESERTKREILASSRRLLGEALDIDTLK; encoded by the coding sequence ATGCGCTATTCAAGCTCACACAAAGAGGAAACGCGTCGCAAACTCATCGAAAGCAGCCGCGCCATTGCGAAGGAAGGCGGTTTTGCGACCACGGGTATCGATGCGCTGATGGCGTCGATCGGGCTCACAGGCGCCGCGTTCTACAATCATTTCCCTTCCAAGCAGGCGCTCTTCGACGCCCTCGTCGGCGAGGAGGCGTCCAACAGCGCCGATCTGCTAGCGGTAGACGACGGCGCGCCCGACGCCGATCTAGGCAAGCGCCTGAGAAGCTACCTGAGCACGTATCACGTTCTGCATCCCGAATCGGGTTGTGCGCTACCCGCGATCGGCCCGGAAATCGCTCGAGGCACGCCCACCGCGCGCGCGGAAGTCGAAAAGGCGCTCAAGCGCATCCAGAAGAGCTGGAGTGCTCACCTCGACGACAAGGACACCGCCTGGGCAGTCATGGCGCAATGTGTCGGCGCCCTTGTGCTTGCGCGCACGGTGGAAAGCGAGCGCACCAAGCGTGAAATTCTCGCGTCCAGCCGGCGACTTCTGGGCGAAGCGCTCGACATCGACACCTTGAAGTAG